The following nucleotide sequence is from Chloracidobacterium validum.
GTAGTCGCGCGCAAGCTGTTCGGGCGACAGGGCGACATCGGCCATGACTTCGCCGTCAATCTGAAGCGCCGGCTGCTTTTGCCGCGCCAGTTCAACGGCCAGGCGGACTTTTTCCGCCTGGGGATGGCGAACGCTGCCAAACGTTGAAAATGACAGCAGTGCCACCCGTGGTTCGATACCAAACTGTTCCGCCTTGCGCGCTGCCTGAATGGCGATGTCGGCCAAATCCTCGGCCGTCGGTTCGATGTTGACCGTCGTATCCGCAAAGAAATAGGCCCGATTTTTGGCAAGCATGAGGTGCAGTCCCATGGCGCGCTTGACGCCGTGGGAAGTGCCCAACACCCGCAGCAAGGGCTTGAGGGCTTCGGCGTAGGCGCTCGTCACCCCGGTCACAAGGGCGTCGGCATCGCCGGAACGAACCATCATGGCCCCAAAATAGTTGGCCCGCTTGAGCATTTGCCGCGCCCCAATGAGCGTCAGTCCCTTGCGTTGACGCAGGTGGTGCAAGGCTTTGGCGTAGCTCTCAACCTGTTCGGCCGCCCGTGGCGCAAGGATGTCAACGGCATCGAGGGACAGCCGCAACGCCTCTGCCCGCGCGCGAATCGCCGCCGGATCGCCAAGCAGGATTGGGCGCGCAATATGGTCTTCGACCAGCGCCGCGGCGGCGCGGATCACACGGTCGTCGTCGCCTTCCGGGAGGACAACGCGCTTCGGGGCGCGCCGCGCCTTCGTGAACATGATGCGCAGCGTTTCGCGTGACTTGCCCAGCCGGTTGGCGAGCTGCTCACGGTATTCCTCGAGGTCGAGCTGGATTCGCGCAACGCCATCGCGCATGGCGGCTTCGGCGACGGCCGAAGCGACCCAGATCAGCACCCGGTAGTCAAAGGGCTTGGGGATGATGTAGTCGGAACCAAAGACCAAGTGAGAGACCCCATAGGCTTTGGCGACGGTTTCGGGTACGTCCTGCTTGGCCAGGGCGGCCAGGGCGCGGGCGGCGGCGATCATCATCCCGTCCGTGATCGTGCGCGCTCGCACGTCCAACGCGCCGCGGAAAATGAAGGGAAATCCAAGCACGTTGTTGACTTGGTTCGGGTAGTCGCTTCGTCCCGTGCCCATGATGCAGTCGGGGCGGGCGGCGCGGGCTTCCTCGTAGCTGATTTCCGG
It contains:
- a CDS encoding NADP-dependent malic enzyme, with protein sequence MNRRQAALEYHAQGRHGKIEVVPTKPCLTQRDLSLAYSPGVAEPCLEIARDPATAYTYTAKGNLVAVVSNGTAVLGLGNIGALAGKPVMEGKGVLFKRFADIDVFDLELATEDPDELIRTLKILEPTFGGINLEDIKAPECFYIEQRLREELDIPVFHDDQHGTAIISSAAIINALELVGKSLDRVKIVFSGAGASAMGCARMYKKFGVRPENILMCDTKGVIYRGRAEGMNEHKAEFAVETEARTLADAMVGADVFIGLSAKGMVTADMLKTMADRPIVLAMANPDPEISYEEARAARPDCIMGTGRSDYPNQVNNVLGFPFIFRGALDVRARTITDGMMIAAARALAALAKQDVPETVAKAYGVSHLVFGSDYIIPKPFDYRVLIWVASAVAEAAMRDGVARIQLDLEEYREQLANRLGKSRETLRIMFTKARRAPKRVVLPEGDDDRVIRAAAALVEDHIARPILLGDPAAIRARAEALRLSLDAVDILAPRAAEQVESYAKALHHLRQRKGLTLIGARQMLKRANYFGAMMVRSGDADALVTGVTSAYAEALKPLLRVLGTSHGVKRAMGLHLMLAKNRAYFFADTTVNIEPTAEDLADIAIQAARKAEQFGIEPRVALLSFSTFGSVRHPQAEKVRLAVELARQKQPALQIDGEVMADVALSPEQLARDYPFAALGDKRTTVLVFPDLQSANIAYKLLATLGGAEAVGPILMGLAYPAHVLPNNAEVKDIVNLAAIAVVDAQERQRQPAAYAAGNMW